In Halovivax gelatinilyticus, the following are encoded in one genomic region:
- a CDS encoding CAP domain-containing protein, which yields MVASRPDPASDGTPPTDRGLLGVFRALIAFSIVVALAAGFVLFVPDLVDDLLYEHTPIETETPPAAGDRTPEVRHAADPVQSSYEGDVEIRSDHVEDFVHHEINDVRAEHGLDPLVWDATIASVSRGHSADMAQREYFAHDNPEGESPMDRFQTTGDYCQRYGENIAQSWVDRAVESGDGGVVEYTTPEEAAEGLVDQWMNSPPHREAILNDEWDRAGVGVYLTDDGMVFATQNFCTEW from the coding sequence ATGGTGGCCTCGAGACCGGATCCCGCATCGGATGGAACGCCGCCTACGGATCGTGGACTGCTCGGGGTATTCAGGGCGCTGATCGCCTTCTCGATCGTCGTGGCGCTCGCCGCCGGATTCGTCCTGTTCGTTCCAGACCTCGTCGACGATCTGCTCTACGAGCACACGCCGATCGAGACCGAAACGCCCCCGGCCGCCGGCGATCGAACGCCCGAGGTCAGACACGCGGCCGATCCTGTACAGTCGTCGTACGAAGGCGACGTCGAGATACGAAGCGACCACGTCGAAGACTTCGTCCACCACGAAATAAACGACGTCCGCGCCGAACACGGGCTCGACCCGCTCGTCTGGGACGCGACGATCGCGTCCGTCTCGCGCGGCCACAGCGCCGACATGGCCCAGCGCGAGTACTTCGCTCACGACAACCCGGAGGGCGAGAGTCCGATGGATCGCTTCCAGACGACGGGCGACTACTGCCAGCGCTACGGCGAGAACATCGCCCAGAGCTGGGTCGACCGAGCCGTCGAATCCGGCGATGGAGGCGTCGTCGAGTATACTACCCCCGAGGAAGCTGCAGAGGGGCTCGTCGATCAGTGGATGAACTCGCCGCCACACCGCGAGGCAATCTTGAACGACGAGTGGGACCGCGCGGGCGTCGGCGTTTACCTCACGGACGACGGTATGGTCTTTGCGACGCAAAACTTCTGTACGGAGTGGTGA
- a CDS encoding lycopene cyclase domain-containing protein: MGLDISVFGRYTYLATELFWGAVAFVLLRRANALERAAVTIVTLYPIAYVWDRYTLAVGVFSIDLRTGVEVAGIPIEEHLFAIVVPGLVLGVHETLESIRSGSSK, translated from the coding sequence ATGGGACTCGACATCAGCGTCTTCGGGCGCTACACCTATCTCGCGACGGAACTGTTCTGGGGGGCGGTCGCGTTCGTCCTGCTCAGACGGGCGAACGCGTTGGAACGCGCCGCGGTCACGATCGTCACGCTGTACCCGATCGCGTACGTCTGGGACCGCTACACGCTCGCCGTGGGCGTCTTCAGCATCGACCTGCGGACGGGCGTCGAGGTCGCGGGCATTCCGATCGAAGAGCACCTGTTCGCGATCGTCGTTCCGGGGCTCGTCCTCGGCGTCCACGAGACGCTCGAGTCGATCCGATCGGGGTCGTCGAAGTGA